One genomic segment of Natrialbaceae archaeon AArc-T1-2 includes these proteins:
- a CDS encoding DUF3267 domain-containing protein, giving the protein MTSSIRTSANDLELVGSIDPTAAATRRWLVVSIAAFVAFCFGFGAVFERITGAGLEPIVITASSPRAVLAGTGLLVFLLVFVVVPHELLHGLCLVRYGGDPTYGVGLGAPAFLHPRAYASSEAVYTRNQLLVAALAPFVVITVAGVGALAVLESPLLIVPLAANAAGSVGDFRVAASLARYPADVRVTGLPDGSGLGVYGRPSSRSPAEVPFDDVLATVLVGAAGTLTLTVATLFAAVVTSIAAGSGTIVVGEPDGPWYRFLFRHDLIRGGTGAAVEFGVPAIGVLAFVGGLTWALAVAVVDRLIGSADEHASTEP; this is encoded by the coding sequence GTGACGTCGTCGATCCGAACGAGTGCGAACGACCTCGAGCTGGTCGGCTCGATCGACCCCACGGCCGCAGCCACGAGGCGGTGGCTCGTCGTCTCGATCGCGGCGTTCGTCGCGTTCTGCTTCGGATTCGGGGCCGTCTTCGAACGGATCACGGGAGCCGGACTCGAGCCGATCGTGATCACCGCGTCGTCGCCACGTGCGGTTCTCGCTGGAACCGGCCTTCTCGTCTTCTTGCTCGTGTTCGTCGTCGTCCCTCACGAGTTGCTCCACGGCCTGTGTCTGGTCCGCTACGGCGGCGACCCCACCTACGGCGTCGGTCTCGGCGCTCCCGCCTTTCTCCACCCCCGCGCCTACGCGAGCAGCGAGGCCGTCTACACCAGAAACCAGCTGCTCGTCGCCGCACTCGCCCCGTTCGTCGTCATCACGGTCGCCGGCGTCGGGGCGCTCGCGGTCCTCGAGTCGCCGCTTTTGATCGTTCCGCTCGCAGCCAACGCCGCGGGATCGGTCGGCGACTTCCGGGTGGCCGCAAGCCTCGCTCGCTACCCTGCGGACGTCCGCGTCACCGGTCTCCCGGACGGGAGCGGGCTGGGGGTCTACGGCCGGCCCTCGAGCCGATCCCCGGCCGAGGTCCCGTTCGATGACGTGCTCGCGACGGTGCTCGTGGGCGCGGCTGGCACGCTCACCCTCACGGTCGCGACGCTTTTCGCGGCAGTCGTCACGTCGATCGCCGCCGGCTCCGGAACGATCGTCGTCGGCGAGCCCGACGGTCCGTGGTACCGGTTTCTGTTCCGTCACGACCTCATCCGAGGAGGAACCGGTGCGGCCGTCGAGTTCGGCGTTCCGGCGATCGGCGTCCTCGCGTTCGTCGGCGGACTCACGTGGGCGCTTGCCGTCGCGGTCGTCGACCGCCTCATCGGGTCGGCCGACGAACACGCGTCGACCGAACCGTAA
- a CDS encoding DUF7111 family protein — MSDVDAATTAETGDVTARYTETETERLLAFERDGRTAAIAQNVDGYAMLKVRPTADGDELERYYGFEMALDHAAELLEVSPASLPVPDAAEDMGM; from the coding sequence ATGAGCGATGTGGACGCAGCGACCACCGCCGAGACGGGAGACGTCACCGCACGCTACACCGAGACCGAGACGGAACGGCTCCTCGCGTTCGAACGCGACGGTCGAACCGCGGCAATCGCCCAGAACGTCGACGGCTACGCGATGTTGAAAGTTCGCCCGACGGCCGACGGCGACGAACTCGAGCGCTACTACGGGTTCGAGATGGCACTCGACCACGCGGCCGAGTTGCTCGAGGTTTCGCCGGCGTCGCTTCCGGTGCCGGACGCAGCCGAGGACATGGGGATGTGA
- a CDS encoding metallophosphoesterase, with product MTTIDVDVPFSVANRAVYVPDADALVVADAHLGRAAASAVDAPIADGSDVLARLEDALERFDPATVVVAGDLLHSFSRVPRGVSESVADLEAAVSRTGASLVVTPGNHDTMLEDVYDGETTADYRLSDDETVVTHGHERPDLEARRYVIGHVHPALSIDGRKRPCLLYGPDTYEGADVVVVPAITRLASGMTVNTVSGRDIHSPLVTAIDDFHPVVRDPDSEESLWFPPLGACRHLL from the coding sequence ATGACGACGATCGACGTCGACGTCCCGTTTTCCGTCGCGAACAGGGCCGTCTACGTCCCCGACGCCGACGCGCTCGTCGTCGCCGACGCCCACCTCGGACGGGCAGCGGCGTCGGCCGTCGACGCGCCCATCGCGGACGGGTCGGACGTTCTCGCCCGCCTCGAGGACGCACTCGAGCGGTTCGATCCGGCGACGGTCGTCGTCGCGGGCGACCTGTTGCACTCGTTTTCGCGGGTTCCACGTGGCGTCTCCGAATCGGTCGCGGATCTCGAGGCGGCCGTCTCCCGGACCGGTGCGTCCCTCGTCGTCACGCCCGGTAACCACGATACGATGCTCGAGGACGTCTACGACGGGGAGACGACCGCCGACTATCGTCTCTCCGACGACGAGACGGTCGTCACCCACGGCCACGAACGTCCCGACCTCGAAGCGAGGCGGTACGTGATCGGTCACGTCCACCCGGCGCTGTCGATCGACGGTCGGAAACGGCCCTGTCTGCTGTACGGACCCGACACCTACGAGGGAGCCGACGTGGTCGTCGTGCCGGCTATCACCCGACTCGCCTCCGGGATGACGGTAAATACCGTCTCGGGTCGGGATATCCACTCGCCGCTCGTGACCGCGATCGATGATTTTCACCCCGTGGTTCGGGATCCCGACAGCGAAGAGTCGCTGTGGTTTCCACCGCTTGGCGCGTGTCGACACCTGCTCTGA
- a CDS encoding aldo/keto reductase, with amino-acid sequence MEYVTLGNTGMTVSRLGLGTWRFGKRHGDVVETDREQAHELLEASRDRGINFIDTANGYGDPDGTAETWIGEWLTDHDREEFVIASKVYFPFDGWGEPGPNDSGLSRKHIRAQIEGTLERLGTDYLDIYYIHRWDESTPIRETLSVLDDLVHEGKVHYLGASSMAAWQLAKALWTSDVEGLERFEVTQPMVNAVQYDAVGDYLEVCADQELAVCPYSPLAGGFLTGKYERGPDGSVEAPDGTRASLTETFGEHYTTGRAWDVLEAVESVADELDATPAQVSLRWLMYHQAQFTCVPIIGARTKSQFEENVGATDLEFSREQYDRIHEARTTDQRASGRQ; translated from the coding sequence ATGGAGTACGTCACGCTCGGGAACACCGGTATGACAGTCTCGAGACTCGGCCTCGGAACCTGGCGGTTCGGGAAACGACACGGCGACGTCGTCGAGACCGATCGCGAACAGGCCCACGAACTGCTCGAGGCCAGCCGGGACCGCGGGATCAACTTCATCGATACGGCAAACGGCTACGGCGATCCGGACGGCACCGCAGAGACGTGGATCGGCGAGTGGCTCACAGACCACGACCGCGAGGAGTTCGTCATCGCCTCGAAGGTGTACTTTCCCTTCGACGGCTGGGGCGAACCCGGACCCAACGACTCCGGTCTGAGCAGAAAGCACATCCGCGCCCAGATCGAGGGCACCCTCGAGCGACTCGGGACGGACTACCTCGACATCTACTACATTCACCGCTGGGACGAGTCGACGCCGATCCGTGAGACGCTTTCGGTTCTCGATGATCTCGTCCACGAGGGGAAAGTCCACTATCTGGGTGCCTCGAGTATGGCCGCCTGGCAGCTGGCAAAGGCGCTGTGGACGAGCGACGTCGAGGGACTCGAGCGCTTCGAGGTGACCCAGCCGATGGTCAACGCGGTCCAGTACGACGCCGTCGGCGACTACCTCGAGGTCTGTGCCGACCAGGAGCTCGCGGTCTGTCCGTACTCGCCGCTTGCGGGTGGCTTTCTCACCGGCAAGTACGAGCGCGGTCCGGACGGCTCCGTCGAGGCACCGGACGGCACCCGGGCGAGTCTCACCGAGACGTTCGGCGAGCACTACACGACCGGCCGGGCCTGGGACGTCCTCGAGGCGGTCGAGTCGGTCGCCGACGAACTCGACGCGACGCCGGCGCAGGTGTCGCTACGCTGGTTGATGTACCACCAGGCCCAGTTCACGTGCGTACCGATCATCGGCGCGCGAACGAAATCTCAGTTCGAAGAGAACGTCGGTGCGACCGACCTCGAGTTCTCCCGTGAACAGTACGACCGCATCCACGAGGCGCGGACGACCGATCAGCGCGCGAGCGGTCGCCAGTAG
- the artA gene encoding archaeosortase A has translation MSILAVVPSAVGLTSAGLSALLGPESIGPTAAFVGSVSATDALAWLAIGAFVLALALEWRDVPDLPRYVGAAAWLAFGVFWLTMVPYYYYDARSPLQTILALAALPLCAYTGYLLVGGRDSLFLLTKAVALMGIIYLPAETIPFVRQWLIETVAAQTHWGMELFGHSPGLNEGANGYRSRFDFDPDETVTGRTTYIVMACTGIGSISIFGGLVAAVRAPLRRKLTAFVLAVGIIWILNLARNVFIGLASPWGWFQYEPLIYVVTTYMGEPASRTSFLVAHNFIAQSLSIVALVAITYLVVRIVPEVFEILEDVLFVLTGSEYDLEAALSGEPTRADGGTEPDR, from the coding sequence ATGTCGATCCTCGCCGTCGTTCCGTCGGCCGTCGGGCTGACGTCTGCCGGATTGTCCGCTCTCCTCGGTCCGGAATCGATCGGCCCGACGGCGGCGTTCGTCGGGTCCGTCTCCGCGACCGATGCGCTGGCGTGGCTCGCGATCGGTGCGTTCGTGCTCGCGCTTGCCCTCGAGTGGCGGGACGTCCCGGACCTGCCTCGCTACGTCGGCGCGGCCGCCTGGCTCGCGTTCGGCGTTTTCTGGCTGACGATGGTGCCGTACTACTACTACGACGCCCGGAGCCCGCTCCAGACGATACTGGCACTCGCTGCCCTGCCGCTGTGTGCCTACACGGGCTATCTCCTCGTGGGCGGTCGGGACTCGCTGTTCTTGCTCACCAAGGCGGTCGCGCTCATGGGGATCATCTACCTCCCAGCCGAGACGATCCCGTTTGTCCGCCAGTGGCTCATCGAGACGGTGGCGGCCCAGACTCACTGGGGGATGGAGCTGTTCGGACACAGTCCGGGGCTCAACGAGGGTGCAAACGGCTACCGGAGCCGCTTCGACTTCGACCCCGACGAGACGGTGACCGGCCGGACGACCTACATCGTGATGGCGTGTACGGGCATCGGGAGCATCTCGATTTTCGGCGGGCTGGTCGCTGCCGTGCGGGCACCGTTGCGGCGTAAACTCACGGCGTTCGTCCTCGCGGTCGGAATCATCTGGATCCTCAACCTCGCACGCAACGTCTTCATCGGGCTCGCCTCCCCGTGGGGCTGGTTCCAGTACGAGCCGCTGATCTACGTCGTCACGACGTACATGGGCGAACCAGCGAGTCGCACCTCCTTCCTCGTGGCACACAACTTCATCGCCCAGTCGCTGTCGATCGTCGCGCTGGTCGCGATCACCTACCTCGTCGTTCGCATCGTGCCCGAAGTCTTCGAGATCCTAGAGGACGTCCTGTTCGTGCTCACTGGTTCGGAGTACGACCTCGAGGCCGCCCTCAGCGGGGAACCGACGCGGGCCGACGGCGGAACGGAACCCGATCGATGA
- a CDS encoding cyclase family protein — protein MATYDLSHPLADGTPVYPGDPPVEVEPAATVGDDGYRVTSLSLGTHAGTHVDAPAHLLADGPGLESYPLETFRFGARRIDLRPLAAREPIDAGRLRDVTPSTVTAADLLVVQTGWDETWGTDRYLEHPYLTADAAEVLLEWDVHVGIDTPNVDPTPTANAEADEPDGFPVHRALFADDRLLLENLRGLAAVPDTFELHAYPLALAAGDAAPVRAVAVRE, from the coding sequence ATGGCGACGTACGATCTCTCGCATCCGCTCGCAGATGGGACGCCGGTCTATCCGGGCGATCCGCCGGTCGAAGTCGAACCGGCTGCGACCGTCGGCGACGATGGCTACCGCGTCACTTCCCTCTCGCTTGGAACTCACGCCGGCACGCACGTCGACGCACCCGCCCATCTGCTCGCAGATGGACCCGGCCTCGAGTCCTACCCGCTCGAGACGTTCCGGTTTGGGGCTCGTCGGATCGACCTCCGACCGCTCGCGGCCCGCGAGCCGATCGACGCCGGTCGACTGCGGGACGTCACGCCGTCGACCGTCACGGCGGCCGACCTGCTCGTCGTCCAGACCGGCTGGGACGAGACCTGGGGGACCGATCGCTACCTCGAGCACCCCTACCTCACTGCGGACGCCGCCGAGGTACTTCTCGAGTGGGACGTCCACGTCGGGATCGACACCCCGAACGTGGACCCGACGCCGACGGCAAACGCCGAAGCGGACGAGCCGGACGGTTTCCCGGTCCATCGTGCCCTCTTCGCGGACGACCGGCTGCTCCTCGAGAACCTCCGGGGGCTCGCGGCGGTTCCCGACACCTTCGAACTACACGCGTATCCGCTCGCGCTCGCAGCCGGTGACGCCGCGCCGGTTCGGGCGGTTGCAGTTCGCGAGTGA
- a CDS encoding DUF7546 family protein, translated as MSTLDHVDVSRPSPFSILVWSAVVALEVALVGIYVTVANVDVGLFHLYPFVWINVGVWAVARTTPTGGTRRQKSIAGAVAVGYFLVLAAVGGLFATSLFTSDWHAHGLRLEATLPPGYGPALFYSGSWLLVSLVPYQLVGYLSLAYLVYVTVLDAARSAAGGVVGLFACVSCAWPILASLTTGTAGAGTAVATAVYAQAYELSTVAFVLTVALLYWRPLAR; from the coding sequence ATGTCGACACTCGATCACGTCGACGTCTCGCGGCCGAGTCCGTTCTCGATACTCGTCTGGAGTGCCGTCGTCGCGCTCGAGGTCGCACTCGTCGGGATCTACGTCACGGTTGCGAACGTCGACGTCGGCCTCTTTCATCTCTACCCGTTCGTCTGGATCAACGTCGGCGTCTGGGCCGTGGCGCGGACGACGCCGACCGGCGGGACCCGTCGCCAGAAGTCGATCGCCGGGGCGGTCGCCGTCGGCTACTTTCTCGTCCTGGCCGCCGTCGGCGGGCTGTTCGCGACGAGTCTGTTCACGAGCGACTGGCACGCGCACGGGCTCCGCCTCGAGGCGACGCTTCCCCCGGGTTACGGGCCCGCACTCTTTTACAGCGGCTCGTGGCTACTCGTCTCCCTGGTTCCGTATCAGCTCGTAGGCTATCTCTCGCTTGCTTACCTGGTCTACGTGACGGTGCTCGACGCCGCCAGGTCCGCCGCCGGCGGCGTCGTCGGGCTGTTCGCCTGCGTGAGCTGTGCCTGGCCGATTCTCGCCTCGCTGACGACCGGTACGGCCGGTGCCGGGACCGCCGTCGCGACGGCGGTGTACGCCCAGGCTTACGAACTCTCGACGGTCGCCTTCGTCCTCACCGTCGCGTTGCTCTACTGGCGACCGCTCGCGCGCTGA
- a CDS encoding DUF354 domain-containing protein yields MNVIITIQHPAHVHFYRHAIDELEADGHEVHVFAREKDLAVPLLRAYDIDHEVLVGSHDSIFDLALVQLTFEAKLLRRARALDPDVMTAIGGVAVSHVAPLVGARSVVFIDNEGAASHRITTPVADVVCTPRRFNDDYGDKHVRYDGYQELAYLHPDRFDPDPDRLRSYGIDPENRLFLLRFGRFGALHDVGEKGLSSDARRRLVSLLDEYGDVYVTSETELPPALQPYELPVPPTLVHELLAAADLYAGDSGTMATEAAVLGTPAVRCQSFTAFSNFHELEEYDLLRSTDDDEEAIELVRELAVDETVPTQWQNRRQRLLNEKIDVTGFITALLRKVGEELPVESEVRTPTVR; encoded by the coding sequence ATGAACGTCATCATCACCATCCAGCACCCTGCCCACGTCCACTTCTACCGACACGCCATCGACGAACTCGAAGCCGACGGTCACGAGGTGCACGTCTTCGCGCGCGAAAAGGACCTCGCCGTTCCCCTGCTTCGCGCCTACGACATCGACCACGAGGTACTCGTCGGGTCTCACGATTCGATATTCGACCTCGCTCTGGTGCAGTTGACCTTCGAAGCCAAGCTGCTCCGCCGAGCGCGCGCGCTCGACCCCGACGTGATGACCGCTATCGGTGGCGTTGCCGTCTCGCACGTCGCGCCGCTGGTCGGTGCTCGCAGCGTCGTCTTCATCGACAACGAGGGGGCCGCGTCTCACCGAATTACGACGCCCGTTGCGGACGTCGTTTGCACGCCCCGACGGTTCAACGACGATTACGGCGACAAACACGTCCGCTACGACGGCTACCAGGAGCTTGCGTATCTCCATCCCGACCGATTTGACCCCGATCCGGATCGGCTGCGATCGTACGGAATCGATCCCGAGAACCGGCTGTTCTTGCTTCGGTTCGGGCGATTTGGCGCTCTCCACGATGTCGGGGAGAAGGGACTGTCGTCCGATGCCAGGCGTCGTCTCGTCTCGCTGCTCGACGAGTACGGCGACGTGTACGTGACGAGCGAAACCGAACTTCCGCCGGCACTGCAACCCTACGAGCTACCGGTGCCACCGACGCTCGTCCACGAACTGTTGGCTGCAGCCGACCTGTACGCGGGCGACTCGGGCACGATGGCGACCGAGGCGGCAGTACTCGGAACGCCGGCGGTCCGCTGTCAGTCGTTCACGGCCTTCAGTAACTTCCACGAACTAGAGGAGTACGACCTTCTTCGATCGACGGACGACGACGAGGAGGCGATCGAGCTGGTGCGTGAGCTCGCGGTCGACGAGACCGTTCCAACGCAGTGGCAAAACCGTCGACAGCGGCTGTTGAACGAAAAAATCGACGTGACAGGCTTCATAACGGCTCTCCTCAGGAAAGTGGGTGAGGAGTTGCCTGTAGAATCCGAAGTGCGTACACCAACGGTTCGATAA
- a CDS encoding heme o synthase, whose product MASDTLPRPIGTRTRFSGLLAATALGIYLLLVVGATTSLTGAGSACSTWPLCHTPTDPLSQTELAIAWGHRLAAVLVGLLVVASTVAAWAGDVTARVRYALAAGVALYGVQVGVGAVTATMGPAAIAPGLHLTLGLVVFTVVVLALAWDLEATTGGNDDAIEPAPEPAPLEDEPAPPRELPSSPLARTKLTAAAYFEMMKPRLMWLLCLVAAAGMALAAGPALDLYTVVATLGGGVLAIGASGTFNNVLERDIDRRMSRTEDRPLATDLVPVRNAVLFGLFLTGASVSVFLTINALAAALGLAAILFYSVVYTLLLKPHTVQNTVIGGAAGALPALIGWAAVTNEIGIPALALAGLIFLWTPAHFYNLALAYREDYARGGFPMMPVVRGETTTRKHIVYYIAATLAGAIGLAWVTDLGVLYAATVVVFGGVFLWAAVRLHFEQTEAAAFRAFHASNAFLGTVLVAIFVDAMVL is encoded by the coding sequence GTGGCATCGGACACCCTCCCGCGACCGATCGGGACGCGAACGCGGTTCTCCGGACTGCTTGCAGCGACCGCGCTCGGGATCTACCTGTTGCTCGTCGTGGGCGCGACCACGTCGTTGACCGGTGCCGGATCGGCCTGTTCGACCTGGCCGCTCTGTCACACGCCGACCGACCCCCTGAGCCAGACCGAACTCGCCATCGCCTGGGGACACCGACTCGCCGCCGTCCTCGTCGGGCTGTTGGTCGTCGCCTCGACGGTCGCCGCCTGGGCCGGTGACGTCACCGCCCGGGTCCGGTACGCGCTCGCTGCCGGCGTTGCCCTCTACGGCGTCCAGGTCGGCGTCGGCGCGGTGACTGCGACGATGGGGCCTGCGGCGATCGCTCCCGGCCTCCACCTGACGCTCGGACTCGTCGTCTTCACGGTCGTCGTCCTCGCACTCGCGTGGGACCTCGAGGCGACGACCGGTGGCAACGACGACGCGATCGAGCCGGCCCCCGAACCGGCTCCCCTCGAGGACGAGCCCGCTCCTCCACGCGAACTTCCCTCGAGTCCGCTCGCCCGGACGAAGCTGACGGCGGCAGCCTACTTCGAGATGATGAAACCCCGGCTGATGTGGCTGCTCTGTCTCGTCGCCGCCGCCGGGATGGCACTCGCAGCCGGGCCCGCACTCGATCTCTACACCGTCGTCGCGACGCTCGGCGGCGGCGTGCTCGCGATCGGTGCCTCGGGAACGTTCAACAACGTCCTAGAGCGCGACATCGATCGACGGATGTCCCGGACCGAGGATCGGCCGCTCGCGACCGACCTGGTTCCCGTCCGCAACGCCGTGTTGTTCGGCCTGTTCCTGACGGGGGCGTCGGTCTCCGTTTTCCTGACGATCAACGCCCTGGCCGCGGCGCTTGGACTGGCTGCAATCCTGTTCTACAGCGTCGTCTACACGCTGTTGCTCAAGCCGCATACGGTCCAGAACACGGTCATCGGCGGCGCGGCCGGCGCGTTGCCCGCGTTGATCGGCTGGGCGGCGGTGACGAACGAGATCGGCATCCCGGCGCTCGCACTGGCCGGACTCATCTTCCTGTGGACGCCGGCGCACTTTTACAACCTCGCGCTCGCCTACCGCGAGGACTACGCCCGCGGCGGCTTCCCGATGATGCCCGTCGTCCGCGGCGAGACGACCACGCGAAAGCACATCGTCTACTACATCGCTGCGACGCTCGCCGGAGCCATCGGCCTCGCCTGGGTCACCGACCTCGGCGTGCTGTACGCCGCGACCGTCGTCGTCTTCGGTGGCGTCTTCCTCTGGGCCGCCGTTCGGTTGCATTTCGAGCAGACCGAAGCCGCCGCATTCCGGGCGTTTCACGCCTCTAACGCCTTCCTCGGGACCGTCCTCGTCGCGATCTTCGTCGACGCGATGGTACTCTGA
- a CDS encoding digeranylgeranylglycerophospholipid reductase yields MSEDYDVVIAGAGPAGAQCARDLASRGYDVVVLETEPEEQFPRTSNKSTAGTFPSMMTAFGIPDDVVMNYTDSVVLESPNDHFVQEQAGAVLEFADFKWFLVDDGREHGAEYRFDARVTAPIMENGEIVGVEYNGSEEVYGKIVVDATGPSAPLAKALGVSDLKRENHAIGIEYELEGVDVSHPGFADLTDAMMLRLDHNLAPGGYSWIFHTGEDTAKVGLCYIQNDIHERNAREGFTIDDYLEFWMETDPRLHGAERIEGIQHRGSAHIQPPGSLSTDNFVAIGDTVPTIDPLWGEGIHKGMKSARAAASTVDACLDNGVADTSAEQMALYDKLWHRDVAPRMDSRLLMTHLLYLAPNERYDTLMADLRRLDENTLAKANRGNKAAIARLLHLGDLPLLAELAQTRHAPGLGDVLKRGVDETANAVPTPSWFR; encoded by the coding sequence ATGAGCGAAGATTACGACGTAGTGATCGCGGGTGCCGGCCCCGCCGGGGCACAGTGTGCTCGCGACCTCGCGTCACGGGGCTACGACGTCGTCGTCCTCGAGACCGAACCGGAAGAGCAGTTCCCGCGCACGAGCAACAAGTCCACCGCGGGGACGTTCCCCTCGATGATGACCGCGTTCGGGATCCCCGACGATGTCGTCATGAACTACACCGACAGCGTCGTTCTCGAGTCGCCGAACGACCACTTCGTACAGGAACAGGCCGGTGCCGTTCTCGAGTTCGCCGACTTCAAGTGGTTCCTCGTCGACGACGGCCGCGAACACGGTGCCGAGTACCGCTTCGACGCCCGCGTCACTGCCCCCATCATGGAAAACGGCGAGATCGTCGGCGTCGAGTACAACGGCAGCGAGGAGGTCTACGGGAAGATCGTCGTCGACGCGACCGGTCCGAGTGCGCCGCTTGCAAAGGCACTCGGCGTAAGCGATCTGAAACGCGAGAACCACGCCATCGGGATCGAGTACGAACTCGAGGGCGTCGACGTCTCCCATCCCGGCTTCGCCGACCTCACCGACGCGATGATGCTTCGACTGGATCACAACCTCGCACCCGGAGGCTACTCCTGGATCTTCCACACGGGCGAGGACACCGCGAAGGTCGGGCTCTGTTACATCCAAAACGACATCCACGAACGCAACGCCCGCGAGGGGTTCACGATCGACGACTACCTCGAGTTCTGGATGGAGACCGACCCCCGGCTCCACGGTGCAGAGCGAATCGAAGGCATCCAGCACCGGGGTTCGGCACACATCCAGCCGCCCGGCTCGTTGAGCACGGACAACTTCGTGGCCATCGGCGATACGGTTCCGACGATCGATCCGCTCTGGGGTGAGGGTATCCACAAGGGGATGAAGTCAGCCCGTGCCGCAGCGTCGACGGTCGACGCCTGTCTCGACAACGGCGTCGCCGACACCTCCGCCGAACAGATGGCGCTGTACGATAAACTGTGGCACCGCGACGTCGCCCCGCGGATGGATTCGCGACTGCTGATGACCCATCTCCTCTATCTCGCGCCGAACGAGCGCTACGATACGCTGATGGCCGACCTGCGACGCCTCGACGAGAACACCCTGGCGAAGGCAAACCGGGGGAACAAGGCCGCGATCGCACGGCTGTTGCACCTCGGGGACCTTCCGTTGCTCGCCGAACTCGCCCAGACCCGACACGCACCCGGCCTGGGCGACGTGTTGAAACGCGGCGTCGACGAGACAGCGAACGCGGTGCCGACTCCGTCGTGGTTCCGCTAA
- a CDS encoding helix-turn-helix transcriptional regulator gives MQWLQSGRRRDLCVVLASAGELRGQQLKSQLESRYETRLEPRSFYDSLSALVEAGLVEKRTEGVHDVYVLTDDGEKRLREHYEWVRNCLEEGS, from the coding sequence ATGCAGTGGCTCCAGAGCGGACGACGACGCGACCTCTGTGTCGTACTCGCCAGCGCCGGCGAACTCCGCGGACAGCAACTGAAGTCGCAACTCGAGTCGCGGTACGAGACACGCCTCGAGCCCCGATCGTTCTACGACTCGCTGTCGGCGCTGGTCGAAGCGGGACTCGTCGAGAAACGGACCGAGGGCGTCCACGACGTCTACGTGCTGACCGACGACGGCGAGAAACGCCTGCGAGAACACTACGAGTGGGTTCGGAACTGTCTCGAAGAGGGCTCGTGA